Proteins encoded in a region of the Odocoileus virginianus isolate 20LAN1187 ecotype Illinois chromosome 9, Ovbor_1.2, whole genome shotgun sequence genome:
- the TCEA2 gene encoding transcription elongation factor A protein 2 isoform X2, with protein sequence MMGKEEEIARIARRLDKMVTKKSAEGAMDLLRELKAMPVTLHLLQSTRVGMSVNALRKQSSDEEVVTLAKSLIKSWKKLLDASDAKARERRRGGSLPTSSSKEASEAQDPSHKRPELPRTPSTPRITTFPPVPVTCDAVRTKCREMLTAALQTDHDHVAIGADCECLAGQIEECIFRDVGNTDMKYKNRVRSRLSNLKDAKNPGLRRNVLCGAITPQQIAVMTSEMASDELKEIRKAMTKEAIREHQMARTGGTQTDLFTCGKCRKKNCTYTQVQTRSSDEPMTTFVVCNECGNRWKFC encoded by the exons ATGATGGGCAAGGAGGAGGAGATAGCGCGGATCGCCCGGAGGCTGGACAAGATGGTGACCAAGAAGAGCGCG GAGGGAGCCATGGACCTGCTGCGGGAGCTGAAGGCCATGCCTGTCACACTGCATCTGCTGCAG TCCACCCGTGTTGGCATGTCCGTCAATGCCCTGCGGAAGCAGAGCTCGGACGAGGAGGTCGTCACACTAGCCAAGTCCCTCATCAAGTCCTGGAAGAAGCTCCTGG ATGCTTCAGACGCCAAAGCCAGGGAGCGGAGAAGGGGCGGGTCTCTGCCCACATCATCCTCCAAGGAGGCCTCCGAGGCCCAGGACCCCAG CCACAAGAGGCCAGAGCTGCCCAGGACACCCTCGACACCAAGGATCACCACGTTTCCCCCGGTGCCAGTCACCTGTGACGCTGTGCGAACCAAGTGTCGTGAGATGCTGactgctgccctgcagacagACC ATGACCATGTGGCCATTGGTGCAGACTGCGAGTGCCTGGCGGGTCAGATCGAAGAAT GTATCTTCCGGGACGTGGGAAACACAGACATGAAGTACAAGAACCGCGTGCGGAGCCGCCTCTCCAACCTCAAGGATGCCAAGAACCCTGGCCTGCGGCGCAATGTGCTGTGTGGCGCCATCACACCCCAGCAGATCGCTGTCATGACCTCAGAG ATGGCTAGCGATGAGCTGAAGGAGATCCGCAAGGCCATGACCAAGGAGGCCATCCGCGAGCACCAGATGGCGCGCACAGGTGGCACACAGACGGACCTGTTTACCTGCGGCAAGTGCAGAAAGAAGAACTGCACCTACACACAG GTGCAGACCCGCAGCTCTGATGAGCCCATGACCACCTTCGTTGTCTGCAACGAGTGTGGGAACCGCTGGAAG TTCTGCTGA
- the TCEA2 gene encoding transcription elongation factor A protein 2 isoform X1 → MMGKEEEIARIARRLDKMVTKKSAEGAMDLLRELKAMPVTLHLLQSTRVGMSVNALRKQSSDEEVVTLAKSLIKSWKKLLDASDAKARERRRGGSLPTSSSKEASEAQDPSHKRPELPRTPSTPRITTFPPVPVTCDAVRTKCREMLTAALQTDHDHVAIGADCECLAGQIEECIFRDVGNTDMKYKNRVRSRLSNLKDAKNPGLRRNVLCGAITPQQIAVMTSEEMASDELKEIRKAMTKEAIREHQMARTGGTQTDLFTCGKCRKKNCTYTQVQTRSSDEPMTTFVVCNECGNRWKFC, encoded by the exons ATGATGGGCAAGGAGGAGGAGATAGCGCGGATCGCCCGGAGGCTGGACAAGATGGTGACCAAGAAGAGCGCG GAGGGAGCCATGGACCTGCTGCGGGAGCTGAAGGCCATGCCTGTCACACTGCATCTGCTGCAG TCCACCCGTGTTGGCATGTCCGTCAATGCCCTGCGGAAGCAGAGCTCGGACGAGGAGGTCGTCACACTAGCCAAGTCCCTCATCAAGTCCTGGAAGAAGCTCCTGG ATGCTTCAGACGCCAAAGCCAGGGAGCGGAGAAGGGGCGGGTCTCTGCCCACATCATCCTCCAAGGAGGCCTCCGAGGCCCAGGACCCCAG CCACAAGAGGCCAGAGCTGCCCAGGACACCCTCGACACCAAGGATCACCACGTTTCCCCCGGTGCCAGTCACCTGTGACGCTGTGCGAACCAAGTGTCGTGAGATGCTGactgctgccctgcagacagACC ATGACCATGTGGCCATTGGTGCAGACTGCGAGTGCCTGGCGGGTCAGATCGAAGAAT GTATCTTCCGGGACGTGGGAAACACAGACATGAAGTACAAGAACCGCGTGCGGAGCCGCCTCTCCAACCTCAAGGATGCCAAGAACCCTGGCCTGCGGCGCAATGTGCTGTGTGGCGCCATCACACCCCAGCAGATCGCTGTCATGACCTCAGAG GAGATGGCTAGCGATGAGCTGAAGGAGATCCGCAAGGCCATGACCAAGGAGGCCATCCGCGAGCACCAGATGGCGCGCACAGGTGGCACACAGACGGACCTGTTTACCTGCGGCAAGTGCAGAAAGAAGAACTGCACCTACACACAG GTGCAGACCCGCAGCTCTGATGAGCCCATGACCACCTTCGTTGTCTGCAACGAGTGTGGGAACCGCTGGAAG TTCTGCTGA
- the TCEA2 gene encoding transcription elongation factor A protein 2 isoform X3, with protein MDLLRELKAMPVTLHLLQSTRVGMSVNALRKQSSDEEVVTLAKSLIKSWKKLLDASDAKARERRRGGSLPTSSSKEASEAQDPSHKRPELPRTPSTPRITTFPPVPVTCDAVRTKCREMLTAALQTDHDHVAIGADCECLAGQIEECIFRDVGNTDMKYKNRVRSRLSNLKDAKNPGLRRNVLCGAITPQQIAVMTSEEMASDELKEIRKAMTKEAIREHQMARTGGTQTDLFTCGKCRKKNCTYTQVQTRSSDEPMTTFVVCNECGNRWKFC; from the exons ATGGACCTGCTGCGGGAGCTGAAGGCCATGCCTGTCACACTGCATCTGCTGCAG TCCACCCGTGTTGGCATGTCCGTCAATGCCCTGCGGAAGCAGAGCTCGGACGAGGAGGTCGTCACACTAGCCAAGTCCCTCATCAAGTCCTGGAAGAAGCTCCTGG ATGCTTCAGACGCCAAAGCCAGGGAGCGGAGAAGGGGCGGGTCTCTGCCCACATCATCCTCCAAGGAGGCCTCCGAGGCCCAGGACCCCAG CCACAAGAGGCCAGAGCTGCCCAGGACACCCTCGACACCAAGGATCACCACGTTTCCCCCGGTGCCAGTCACCTGTGACGCTGTGCGAACCAAGTGTCGTGAGATGCTGactgctgccctgcagacagACC ATGACCATGTGGCCATTGGTGCAGACTGCGAGTGCCTGGCGGGTCAGATCGAAGAAT GTATCTTCCGGGACGTGGGAAACACAGACATGAAGTACAAGAACCGCGTGCGGAGCCGCCTCTCCAACCTCAAGGATGCCAAGAACCCTGGCCTGCGGCGCAATGTGCTGTGTGGCGCCATCACACCCCAGCAGATCGCTGTCATGACCTCAGAG GAGATGGCTAGCGATGAGCTGAAGGAGATCCGCAAGGCCATGACCAAGGAGGCCATCCGCGAGCACCAGATGGCGCGCACAGGTGGCACACAGACGGACCTGTTTACCTGCGGCAAGTGCAGAAAGAAGAACTGCACCTACACACAG GTGCAGACCCGCAGCTCTGATGAGCCCATGACCACCTTCGTTGTCTGCAACGAGTGTGGGAACCGCTGGAAG TTCTGCTGA